Proteins encoded within one genomic window of Companilactobacillus zhachilii:
- the comGC gene encoding competence type IV pilus major pilin ComGC, with protein sequence MKKIRKGFTLIEMVIVLFIISLLLLIMIPNLVEQKNHANERSNDAFRTTLKTQAELYMENKSNESGKVTINELVTEKYISESQQKKAEESLGIKTDDDIFAKLKENN encoded by the coding sequence ATGAAAAAAATTCGTAAAGGTTTTACTTTAATTGAAATGGTTATTGTGTTGTTTATTATTTCGTTGTTGCTTTTGATTATGATTCCTAATTTGGTTGAACAAAAGAATCATGCAAATGAAAGGTCAAATGATGCCTTTAGAACAACGTTAAAAACACAGGCAGAACTATATATGGAAAATAAAAGCAATGAATCTGGAAAAGTTACTATTAATGAATTAGTTACAGAAAAATATATTTCCGAATCTCAACAAAAAAAAGCAGAAGAAAGCTTGGGAATAAAGACAGACGATGATATTTTTGCTAAATTGAAAGAAAATAATTAG
- a CDS encoding type II secretion system F family protein, with translation MKISIKSLFSDKKIKTSQQAEYLLVISKLLKNGFSLSQSINCLRLLDEGNKIFENINRDLQSGAMISQSLHHLQLPAVIFNQLVIAQEHGNIAQALEQTGQLLQSQAKQKAKLQELLAYPCFILAFLLTMLVGMKIYIIPQLEIANGGKNIDLFLQILLILLVIIIVWGLIFSCNLRKKAEYQRALTLVKLPTIGKIYLSFFQFLILQGLGMQLGSGMNLFDICESNNRFQKGSIQVYLANKFVRNLTAGKSLLDLIDKEPLLPKQLKVLLQAGESGPQLAADLLLMSELKFDETQRNLKKLLNLVQPILFGIIAVVVVVTYLMVLLPIYGMMKGMS, from the coding sequence ATGAAGATATCTATCAAGAGTTTATTTTCGGATAAAAAGATTAAAACAAGCCAGCAGGCTGAATATTTATTGGTTATTAGTAAGTTATTGAAGAATGGATTTTCACTAAGTCAATCAATAAATTGTTTACGCTTACTTGATGAAGGTAACAAAATTTTTGAAAATATCAATCGAGACCTGCAAAGTGGCGCAATGATTTCACAATCGTTGCATCATTTACAGCTACCAGCCGTAATTTTCAATCAATTGGTCATCGCTCAGGAACATGGAAATATTGCACAAGCTTTGGAGCAAACAGGACAATTATTGCAAAGTCAGGCCAAACAAAAAGCCAAATTACAAGAATTATTAGCTTATCCATGTTTTATACTAGCGTTTCTATTAACGATGTTAGTAGGGATGAAAATTTATATTATTCCTCAGCTAGAAATTGCAAACGGTGGAAAGAACATTGATCTGTTTTTACAAATATTGTTGATATTGCTTGTGATTATCATAGTTTGGGGATTGATTTTTAGTTGTAATTTACGTAAGAAAGCTGAATATCAAAGAGCTTTAACACTTGTGAAATTACCAACAATTGGAAAGATTTATCTGAGCTTTTTTCAATTTTTGATTTTACAAGGACTAGGAATGCAACTTGGGAGTGGGATGAATTTATTCGATATTTGTGAATCGAACAACCGCTTTCAAAAAGGATCGATCCAAGTTTATTTAGCTAATAAATTTGTTCGGAATTTAACAGCGGGAAAAAGTTTATTAGATTTGATTGATAAAGAGCCATTATTACCCAAGCAGTTGAAAGTTTTACTACAGGCAGGGGAAAGTGGACCGCAATTGGCAGCGGATTTGTTATTAATGTCTGAATTGAAATTTGATGAAACACAACGCAACTTGAAAAAACTATTGAATCTAGTCCAACCGATATTATTTGGAATTATTGCAGTCGTAGTAGTTGTGACTTATTTGATGGTTTTACTACCAATCTACGGAATGATGAAAGGGATGTCCTAA
- the comGA gene encoding competence type IV pilus ATPase ComGA: MTAETMVNNLLTEACTNKISDIYFFPRDNFYHLEARNSLQSYTVADLTIEETLAIMNYLKFNSGLDVSERRRSQKGAFNFVYQNRNIFIRISSVGDFKNRESMVVRLIYPPELTANIDETVIEKLLPISQRKGMMIFAGPMGSGKTSLMYALGRRLSWDKKVMCIEDPIEIVEDNFLQLQVNNEAGMTYEELIKTSLRHRPEVLIIGEIRDSQTAQQAIQAAICGYTVMTTIHGKSKYSVIQRLRQFGVNDIEIVNAINYISYQRLVPTEYDLKLFLDVMENEEIKSFISNNVTDNNWKNLLEKSYQMGQINEDIYQEFIFG; this comes from the coding sequence ATGACTGCGGAAACAATGGTTAATAATTTGTTAACTGAAGCATGTACGAATAAAATTTCTGACATTTATTTTTTTCCACGTGATAACTTTTATCATTTGGAAGCTCGTAATTCTTTACAAAGTTATACGGTAGCGGATTTAACAATTGAGGAAACTTTGGCAATTATGAATTACTTGAAATTTAATTCGGGGTTAGATGTTTCAGAGCGTAGAAGGTCACAAAAAGGAGCATTTAATTTTGTTTATCAAAATCGCAATATTTTTATCCGTATTTCTTCAGTTGGTGATTTCAAGAATCGGGAATCAATGGTCGTTCGATTGATTTATCCGCCTGAATTAACGGCAAATATAGATGAGACGGTAATCGAAAAATTACTACCGATCTCACAACGTAAAGGAATGATGATTTTTGCCGGTCCAATGGGGTCTGGGAAAACTTCCTTGATGTATGCGTTAGGTCGACGATTAAGTTGGGATAAGAAAGTAATGTGTATTGAAGATCCGATTGAAATTGTTGAGGACAATTTTTTACAGTTACAAGTCAACAATGAAGCGGGGATGACATACGAAGAGTTGATTAAGACGAGCTTACGACATCGTCCTGAAGTATTGATCATTGGAGAAATTCGTGATAGCCAGACCGCTCAACAAGCCATTCAAGCAGCAATCTGTGGATATACAGTTATGACGACGATACATGGCAAATCTAAGTATTCGGTTATTCAGCGATTACGTCAGTTTGGTGTCAATGATATCGAGATTGTTAATGCAATCAATTATATTTCATATCAACGACTGGTACCGACGGAATACGATTTAAAGTTGTTTTTAGATGTTATGGAAAATGAAGAGATTAAGTCTTTTATTTCTAATAATGTTACGGACAATAATTGGAAAAATTTATTAGAAAAGTCATATCAAATGGGTCAAATAAATGAAGATATCTATCAAGAGTTTATTTTCGGATAA
- a CDS encoding YebC/PmpR family DNA-binding transcriptional regulator: MSGHSKWHNIQGRKSAQDAKRGKIFQKLSRELFMAAKAGGSDPNDNAALRLIVDKARAANMPKDNIKRALDKADGGSDEHYDEVTYEGYAPGGVAVLVEALTDNKNRTASAVRVAFTRNGGSMGSSGSVAYMFDRKGYIVLDRSKNSQDEDTVLMDIMDLGADDLQTSDDAYEIYTEAKEFAAVRDGLIEKGYELADSELTMIPQNTTPVPEEKKEQFQHMIDQLEDDEDVSEVYTAAADDDEE; the protein is encoded by the coding sequence ATGTCAGGACATTCAAAATGGCATAACATCCAAGGTAGAAAAAGTGCCCAAGATGCCAAACGTGGTAAAATCTTCCAAAAGCTGTCTCGTGAATTATTTATGGCAGCTAAGGCGGGTGGCTCCGATCCTAACGATAATGCTGCCCTTCGTTTAATAGTAGATAAAGCTCGTGCAGCCAATATGCCAAAGGACAACATTAAACGTGCCTTAGACAAGGCTGATGGCGGTAGTGATGAACATTATGATGAAGTTACATACGAAGGCTACGCTCCAGGTGGAGTTGCAGTTCTAGTAGAAGCTTTGACAGATAACAAAAACAGAACTGCTTCTGCCGTACGTGTTGCATTTACCCGTAACGGAGGAAGCATGGGTTCAAGTGGCTCAGTTGCTTACATGTTTGACCGTAAAGGTTATATCGTGCTTGACCGTTCAAAGAACTCTCAAGATGAAGATACTGTTTTAATGGATATCATGGATCTTGGCGCTGATGATCTTCAAACATCTGACGACGCTTATGAAATCTACACTGAAGCAAAAGAATTTGCTGCAGTACGTGATGGATTGATCGAAAAGGGCTATGAACTTGCCGATTCAGAATTGACAATGATCCCTCAAAACACAACTCCAGTACCAGAAGAAAAGAAGGAACAATTCCAACACATGATCGACCAATTGGAAGATGATGAGGATGTTTCTGAAGTTTATACTGCTGCTGCAGATGACGATGAAGAATAA